One segment of Paenibacillus sp. FSL R7-0337 DNA contains the following:
- the sigF gene encoding RNA polymerase sporulation sigma factor SigF — MEAESKKAPPTYLDDAEVKRLIALSQAGDHTARDTLVNCNIRLVWSVVQRFMNRGYEPDDLFQIGCIGLLKSVDKFDLSYEVKFSTYAVPMIIGEIQRFLRDDGTLKVSRSLKEMANKVRKMKDEMSKTLDRLPTIGEVAEALGVTPEEIVFAQEANKPPTSIHETVFENDGDPITLIDQIADESQERWFDKLALNEAIGALSERERLIVYLRYYRDQTQSEVASRLGISQVQVSRLEKKILANIREQIAQ, encoded by the coding sequence ATGGAAGCAGAATCAAAAAAAGCTCCGCCGACCTATTTGGACGATGCGGAGGTCAAACGTCTAATCGCGCTCAGTCAAGCAGGGGACCATACGGCCCGCGACACGCTGGTCAACTGCAATATCCGCCTCGTCTGGTCGGTGGTGCAGCGGTTTATGAACCGTGGATACGAACCGGATGATTTGTTCCAGATCGGCTGTATCGGACTGCTGAAGTCCGTTGATAAATTCGACCTCAGCTATGAGGTCAAGTTCTCCACCTATGCGGTGCCGATGATTATCGGCGAGATCCAGCGGTTCCTCCGCGATGACGGCACGCTTAAGGTCAGCCGCTCGCTGAAGGAGATGGCCAACAAGGTGCGCAAGATGAAGGATGAGATGTCCAAAACGCTCGACCGCCTCCCGACCATCGGTGAAGTGGCCGAAGCGCTGGGCGTCACGCCCGAAGAAATCGTCTTCGCCCAGGAAGCCAACAAGCCGCCGACTTCGATCCACGAGACCGTCTTCGAGAACGACGGTGATCCGATCACGCTGATCGACCAGATCGCCGACGAGTCGCAGGAGCGCTGGTTCGACAAGCTGGCCTTGAACGAGGCCATCGGCGCTCTAAGCGAGCGCGAGCGTCTGATCGTGTATCTGCGCTATTACCGCGATCAGACCCAGTCCGAAGTCGCCAGCCGCCTCGGTATCTCGCAGGTGCAGGTGTCGAGGCTGGAGAAGAAGATCCTCGCGAACATCCGCGAGCAGATTGCGCAGTAA
- the spoIIAB gene encoding anti-sigma F factor: protein MTSSEARNFMSVQFAALSENESFARVVVAAFVSRLDPTMEELNDLKTVVSEAVTNCIIHGYDSDPAGVVSISASLDNETVHLTIEDKGRGIEDLELAQQPLYTSKPELERSGMGFTIMENFMDEFEVISEPGRGTSISMKKTIVSKKALYN from the coding sequence ATGACTAGTAGCGAAGCCCGTAACTTCATGAGTGTCCAATTTGCTGCGCTGTCTGAGAATGAATCGTTCGCGCGTGTCGTAGTGGCGGCCTTTGTCTCCCGGCTCGATCCGACGATGGAGGAGCTGAATGACCTGAAGACGGTAGTCTCGGAGGCTGTCACCAATTGTATTATTCACGGTTATGACAGTGATCCCGCTGGCGTTGTCAGTATATCCGCTTCGCTCGACAATGAGACCGTGCACCTGACGATTGAGGATAAGGGCCGGGGCATTGAGGATCTGGAGCTGGCCCAGCAGCCGCTGTATACCTCGAAGCCGGAGCTGGAGCGGTCAGGTATGGGCTTCACCATTATGGAGAATTTCATGGATGAATTCGAGGTTATCAGCGAACCGGGACGCGGAACCTCAATCTCCATGAAGAAAACCATCGTCTCGAAAAAAGCTTTATACAATTAG
- the spoIIAA gene encoding anti-sigma F factor antagonist: protein MNSHVEMEHHRGVLIVRLSGELDHHAADYVRMDMDEAIMRGQVEHLILSLKELQFMDSSGLGVILGRYKLIRSKGGKMAVCDATAPVKRLLEMSGLFKIMPLYDDESSALSDLEVAL from the coding sequence ATGAATTCTCATGTGGAGATGGAGCATCACCGGGGTGTGCTGATTGTCCGGTTGTCCGGGGAACTGGATCATCACGCAGCCGATTATGTACGTATGGATATGGATGAAGCAATTATGCGGGGCCAGGTGGAGCATCTGATCCTGAGTCTGAAGGAGCTGCAGTTCATGGACAGCTCGGGTCTCGGAGTGATTCTGGGACGGTACAAGCTGATCCGCAGTAAGGGCGGCAAAATGGCAGTCTGCGATGCCACAGCGCCTGTGAAGCGCCTGCTGGAAATGTCGGGCCTGTTCAAAATCATGCCCCTATATGACGACGAGAGCTCTGCACTCTCGGATTTGGAGGTCGCGTTATGA
- a CDS encoding D-alanyl-D-alanine carboxypeptidase family protein: MRKIRYVTLVLCIAVSVLGGATGAWAEEKAKGTANSGNAGGAAAELAPGARSAILMDASTGTVIYEKNSHDKLPPASITKIMTMLLTVEALDEGKLQLTDKVRTSEYAASMGGSQIFLEPGEEMTVDDMLKGIAMASGNDASVAMAEKIAGSESAFVDLMNQRAQDLGLKDTHFANCNGLPAANHYSSAHDIAVISRELLKHEQIIKYTGSYQDYLRKDSTKPFWLVNTNKLVRFYTGADGLKTGYTSEAKFCLSATAARDGLRAVAVVLGEPNTKTRNSEVSAMFDYLFSQYKLHTIHKAGDTIGTVRIEKGVKSQLPLVAKEDYSVLLRKGVTQEGIRHELVLNEQVKAPVAEGQTVGKLVVYQGNDVLKEYELKAGETIPKAGWWKLFKRATGAMFTKD; the protein is encoded by the coding sequence GTGAGGAAAATTCGTTATGTAACGCTTGTGCTGTGCATTGCTGTGTCGGTTCTGGGAGGCGCTACAGGTGCCTGGGCCGAGGAAAAAGCCAAAGGCACCGCAAATTCCGGCAATGCCGGAGGGGCGGCTGCGGAGCTGGCGCCGGGGGCGCGTTCTGCCATTCTTATGGATGCAAGCACGGGCACGGTCATCTATGAGAAGAACAGCCATGATAAACTTCCGCCGGCCAGTATTACCAAGATTATGACCATGCTGCTGACCGTGGAGGCGCTGGACGAGGGCAAGCTGCAGCTGACCGACAAGGTGCGGACCAGCGAGTATGCGGCATCGATGGGCGGTTCGCAGATTTTCTTAGAGCCGGGCGAGGAAATGACGGTGGACGATATGCTGAAGGGCATCGCGATGGCCTCCGGCAATGATGCTTCCGTAGCTATGGCGGAGAAAATCGCCGGCTCGGAGAGCGCCTTCGTCGATCTCATGAACCAGAGGGCGCAGGACCTGGGCCTGAAGGATACTCATTTCGCCAACTGCAACGGCCTGCCGGCTGCGAATCATTATTCCTCCGCGCATGATATTGCCGTCATTAGCCGGGAGCTGCTGAAGCATGAGCAGATTATCAAATACACCGGCTCTTATCAGGATTACCTGCGCAAAGATTCCACCAAGCCGTTCTGGCTGGTCAACACCAACAAGCTGGTGCGGTTCTACACAGGGGCTGACGGACTGAAGACGGGATATACGTCCGAAGCGAAGTTCTGTCTGTCGGCGACGGCGGCCAGAGACGGCCTGCGTGCTGTAGCGGTAGTGCTGGGTGAGCCGAACACCAAGACCCGTAACAGCGAGGTCTCAGCGATGTTCGACTACCTCTTTTCCCAATATAAATTGCATACGATTCACAAGGCAGGCGACACCATCGGCACGGTAAGGATTGAGAAGGGCGTGAAGTCGCAGCTGCCGCTGGTGGCGAAGGAAGACTATAGTGTGCTGCTCCGTAAAGGAGTGACTCAGGAGGGCATCCGCCACGAGCTGGTGCTGAATGAGCAGGTGAAGGCTCCGGTGGCTGAAGGCCAGACGGTCGGCAAGCTGGTGGTCTATCAGGGGAACGATGTGTTGAAGGAATATGAGCTGAAGGCAGGCGAAACGATCCCGAAGGCGGGCTGGTGGAAGCTGTTCAAGCGGGCCACGGGCGCTATGTTCACGAAGGATTAG
- a CDS encoding acyltransferase family protein, translated as MNKPRELWIDAAKGFSIIFVVMGHSGDAAANHYLSWFRMPLFFMLSGLLFKPVEPGRYLRWAVKRTRGLMTPYFAYGLLIAAVLLLFNLNLKGFAENVARLLYGGLSLTGPYGVFWFITCLLFTQLLFGYIVRFSRSIQFLIIASAYLLSHVISLTSLKNFNLPWNIDVSLLAITYYAIGFYGKQLIPALIRRYSALLVLLPLCGLVLLLERRGIIQYSLNMKYKEYTSLVLDLAVPLLVSLTICAGVYRLVQLVPLDWMGSLGRNSIAIMYLHLPLNYSLKYLLGADYGLIPFTLIGVGVPLLVAMWAVRSPVLSRLYLGHKGGRRPAVNSSNAR; from the coding sequence GTGAACAAACCACGCGAATTATGGATTGATGCCGCCAAGGGATTCAGTATTATATTTGTCGTTATGGGCCACTCGGGCGATGCGGCAGCGAACCATTATTTGTCCTGGTTCCGGATGCCTTTGTTCTTCATGCTTAGCGGGCTGCTGTTTAAGCCGGTCGAACCCGGACGTTATCTGCGCTGGGCAGTGAAGCGGACACGGGGGCTGATGACTCCTTATTTTGCCTACGGACTCCTGATTGCGGCAGTGCTGCTGCTGTTCAACCTGAATCTTAAGGGGTTCGCAGAGAATGTAGCGAGGCTGCTCTACGGGGGATTGTCGCTCACGGGGCCTTACGGGGTGTTCTGGTTCATCACCTGCCTGCTGTTCACCCAGCTGCTGTTCGGATATATCGTCCGTTTTTCCCGCAGTATCCAATTTCTAATAATTGCCTCTGCTTACCTCCTCTCTCATGTGATCTCCCTGACCTCGCTCAAGAACTTCAACCTTCCCTGGAACATTGATGTGTCGCTGCTCGCCATCACTTATTATGCCATTGGCTTCTACGGCAAACAGTTGATCCCTGCGCTGATTCGCCGCTATTCGGCGCTCCTGGTGCTGCTCCCGTTGTGCGGCCTTGTGCTGCTGCTGGAACGGAGGGGAATTATTCAGTACAGCTTGAATATGAAATACAAGGAATATACGTCACTCGTGCTGGATCTCGCAGTACCGCTGCTGGTCTCGTTGACCATTTGCGCCGGGGTGTACCGGCTGGTGCAGCTTGTTCCGCTGGATTGGATGGGCAGCCTGGGGCGCAACTCTATTGCGATCATGTACCTGCATCTGCCACTGAATTACAGCCTGAAATATCTGCTCGGCGCGGATTACGGGTTGATCCCCTTTACGCTGATCGGTGTGGGCGTGCCGCTGCTAGTGGCCATGTGGGCTGTACGCTCTCCGGTACTCTCCAGACTCTATCTCGGGCATAAGGGCGGGAGGCGTCCGGCAGTAAACTCTAGCAACGCACGTTAA
- a CDS encoding dipeptide ABC transporter ATP-binding protein produces MTTLLEVRNLKKHYPIRKGFFSKQVGAVKAVDGITLSVEQGETLAVVGESGCGKSTTGRAILRLIEPTEGEIVFAGTDVRSLNTEQLRKFRTDMQMVFQDPYASLDPRWTVQRILEEPLRTHGSAPAGELRSRVEQLMEVVGLSPYQAHRFPHEFSGGQRQRIGIARALALNPKFIVCDEPVSALDVSIQAQVLNLMQDLQEQYGLTYMFISHDLSVVKFISDRVAVMYLGRIVELAPTKALFAKPLHPYTQALMSAVPVPNPGLKKQRIVLTGDVPNPETPPTGCAFHPRCPHAMDRCKSEAPLLRELDSGHQVACHLY; encoded by the coding sequence ATGACCACATTACTGGAAGTCCGCAATCTGAAAAAGCATTATCCGATCCGCAAAGGCTTCTTCTCTAAGCAGGTCGGAGCAGTCAAAGCCGTTGACGGCATTACCCTATCCGTTGAGCAGGGAGAGACCCTGGCTGTGGTTGGAGAATCCGGCTGCGGGAAATCGACCACCGGACGGGCTATTCTGCGGCTGATTGAGCCGACAGAAGGCGAGATTGTGTTCGCCGGTACCGATGTGCGCAGCCTGAATACCGAGCAGCTCCGCAAGTTCCGTACCGATATGCAAATGGTGTTCCAGGACCCTTATGCTTCGCTCGACCCCCGCTGGACTGTCCAGCGCATTCTGGAGGAACCGCTCCGTACCCACGGATCGGCTCCCGCCGGCGAACTGCGAAGCAGGGTCGAGCAGCTGATGGAGGTGGTGGGCCTGTCCCCCTATCAGGCTCACCGTTTTCCCCATGAATTCTCCGGCGGCCAGCGGCAGCGGATCGGGATTGCCCGTGCGCTTGCGCTGAATCCGAAGTTCATTGTCTGCGATGAGCCGGTATCGGCACTGGATGTCTCCATCCAGGCTCAGGTATTGAATCTGATGCAGGATCTGCAGGAGCAATACGGCCTTACTTATATGTTCATTTCGCATGACCTGTCGGTTGTGAAGTTCATCAGCGACCGGGTGGCGGTCATGTACCTGGGGCGGATTGTCGAGCTTGCGCCGACCAAGGCGCTCTTCGCAAAGCCGCTGCATCCTTATACGCAGGCGCTGATGTCTGCCGTTCCGGTACCGAATCCGGGACTGAAAAAGCAGCGCATCGTCCTGACCGGGGATGTTCCGAACCCGGAGACACCGCCTACGGGCTGTGCCTTCCACCCCCGTTGTCCGCATGCGATGGACCGCTGCAAGTCGGAAGCGCCGCTGCTGCGGGAGCTGGATTCAGGCCATCAGGTGGCTTGTCATTTGTATTAA
- a CDS encoding ABC transporter ATP-binding protein, translating to MTELLEVSGLCTEFQTAAGTIRAVDGISLSVRKGETLGIVGESGCGKSITSLSIMQLLPKRISRIASGHIRFEGKDMLEMSVKEVRSIRGNRIAMIFQEPMTSLNPVFKIGRQISESARYHLKLSKKEADARAVEMLRKVGIPRPEKIAQQYAHQLSGGMRQRVMIAMAMVCSPQLLIADEPTTALDVTIQAQILDLMRDLQKNEGMSILMITHDLGVVAEMCDRVVIMYAGQIVEETDVATLYSQPLHPYTQGLLASLPQLAGDEDRLSSIPGQVPNPASLPPGCRFAPRCPVAVDRCREQLPELLEVQPGHTCRCILQQEGVL from the coding sequence ATGACAGAACTGCTGGAGGTATCAGGGCTATGCACCGAGTTCCAGACAGCGGCGGGTACGATCCGTGCGGTGGACGGCATCAGTCTGTCAGTGCGCAAGGGAGAGACGCTGGGCATTGTCGGTGAATCCGGCTGCGGCAAAAGCATCACCTCACTCTCGATCATGCAGCTGCTGCCTAAGCGGATCAGCCGGATTGCTTCCGGCCACATCCGCTTTGAGGGCAAGGATATGCTGGAGATGTCGGTAAAAGAGGTACGGAGCATCCGTGGGAACCGGATTGCGATGATTTTTCAGGAGCCGATGACCTCGCTGAATCCGGTGTTCAAAATCGGGCGCCAGATCTCCGAATCCGCCCGTTATCATCTGAAGCTGAGCAAGAAGGAAGCCGACGCTCGGGCGGTGGAGATGCTGCGCAAGGTGGGAATTCCCCGCCCGGAGAAGATTGCCCAGCAGTATGCCCATCAGCTCTCCGGCGGGATGCGGCAGCGGGTAATGATTGCGATGGCGATGGTCTGTAGTCCCCAATTGCTCATTGCCGATGAGCCGACGACAGCGCTGGATGTGACCATTCAGGCCCAGATCCTTGATCTGATGCGGGACCTGCAAAAGAATGAGGGCATGTCGATCCTGATGATCACACATGATCTGGGAGTCGTTGCCGAGATGTGTGACCGGGTTGTTATCATGTACGCGGGTCAGATTGTCGAGGAGACAGATGTGGCTACTCTGTACAGTCAGCCGCTGCACCCATATACGCAAGGGCTGCTCGCTTCCCTGCCCCAGCTGGCGGGGGATGAGGACCGCCTCAGCTCGATTCCTGGGCAGGTGCCGAATCCGGCCAGCCTGCCGCCCGGCTGCCGGTTCGCACCGCGCTGTCCTGTAGCGGTGGACCGCTGCCGGGAGCAGCTCCCGGAGCTGCTTGAAGTGCAGCCGGGCCATACATGCCGCTGTATCCTGCAGCAGGAGGGGGTTCTATGA
- a CDS encoding ArgE/DapE family deacylase — MTDWKSKVLEAIDAGQEELLALCSELIRFPSENPPGDSREISAYIISYLKEAGIDTSIYPATETMFNLVSTLGAGAEERTGKKLIYCGHTDVVPAGDRSRWDFDPFCGDIVDGYLLGRGASDMKAGLAGLIYVTALLSKLGVPLQGDLSLLIVPDEETGGHLGVPWVLERGLITGTAAVIAEPSGPLNPTIGQKGSCWFEFTVEGTPGHGSLSPVVGDSAIVKAAKGIEALQRLWDIKVDIPEEVREIIRISQEYVKGSEERDSLAYQVFDHVTVNIGTIQGGTKVNVVADRCSIQVDSRVPFGVDYRDVLDRARSLLLEAGIESEVKGFGFQGNANWTPSEEPVVKDLVESICEVSGEEAYGVLQWASSDARHFRTHNIPVLQYGPAELSTIHNFNEKAPVWQIIQCAKVYALTALKYLGVEEEE; from the coding sequence ATGACGGACTGGAAAAGCAAGGTGCTGGAGGCCATAGATGCCGGGCAGGAGGAGCTGCTTGCGCTGTGCTCTGAGCTGATCCGATTCCCTTCGGAGAATCCGCCGGGAGATTCGCGGGAGATCAGCGCTTATATTATTAGTTATCTGAAGGAAGCCGGGATCGATACTTCGATCTATCCGGCGACTGAAACCATGTTCAATCTGGTGTCCACACTGGGCGCAGGAGCAGAGGAGCGCACCGGTAAAAAACTGATCTACTGCGGACACACCGATGTCGTTCCGGCGGGAGACCGCTCGCGCTGGGATTTCGATCCGTTCTGCGGCGATATCGTGGACGGCTATCTGCTGGGCAGAGGCGCTTCGGATATGAAGGCGGGGCTGGCCGGGTTAATCTACGTCACTGCACTGCTGTCAAAGCTGGGCGTTCCGCTGCAAGGGGATCTCTCCCTGCTGATCGTGCCCGATGAAGAGACCGGCGGTCATCTCGGGGTTCCCTGGGTGCTGGAGCGCGGCCTGATTACCGGAACCGCCGCTGTGATTGCCGAGCCTTCCGGCCCCCTGAACCCGACCATCGGGCAAAAGGGCAGCTGCTGGTTCGAATTCACCGTCGAAGGCACACCGGGTCACGGCAGCCTGTCGCCAGTGGTTGGAGACAGCGCGATTGTGAAGGCAGCCAAGGGCATTGAAGCCTTACAGCGGCTATGGGATATCAAAGTGGACATTCCCGAAGAAGTCCGGGAGATTATCCGCATCTCGCAGGAGTATGTGAAAGGCAGCGAAGAAAGAGATTCCCTCGCCTATCAGGTATTCGACCATGTGACGGTGAACATCGGAACGATTCAGGGCGGAACCAAGGTGAACGTAGTAGCAGACCGCTGCAGCATTCAGGTCGATTCCCGTGTACCGTTCGGGGTAGACTACCGGGATGTGCTGGACCGTGCCCGCTCCCTGCTGCTTGAAGCCGGCATTGAATCCGAGGTGAAGGGCTTCGGCTTCCAGGGCAATGCCAACTGGACCCCGAGTGAGGAGCCGGTGGTCAAGGATCTGGTTGAGAGTATCTGTGAGGTGAGCGGGGAAGAAGCCTACGGGGTGCTGCAATGGGCCTCCAGCGATGCGCGCCATTTCCGCACGCATAACATTCCTGTGCTGCAATATGGCCCGGCCGAGCTGTCTACGATTCATAATTTTAACGAGAAGGCTCCCGTCTGGCAGATTATCCAGTGTGCGAAGGTGTATGCTTTGACGGCGCTTAAATATCTGGGTGTGGAAGAAGAGGAATAA
- a CDS encoding ABC transporter substrate-binding protein, translating to MKKVKLLSTLVAFSIMLAGCASSANPQTPAATSAGTDTAAATAAPVKKNLTVAYSEGGTTLDPAEANDLTSDTLVLAAYDQLVTYGIKTENGASIANTEDIKPMLAESWEVNADNTVYTFKLKSGVSFQSGNPVDAEAVAYSFERVAKSSSGSFLYGMASIKSVAVKDPSTVEVTLTNANHNFLQILAMYTFSIVDQKTVEAQGADYLKTNAAGSGPFKLTKWDPATEAVFTANDSYWQGAPSLGKVTLKFTKEASNRVLLLGKGDVDMAIEIPPKDVSTLESNSALTVASNASNRILFFAMNNKVKPFDNVKVRQAINYAIPYDQLLSGVMYGQAKQMKSAVASNTPGFTDAGYVYEYNLDKAKALLKEAGYEKGVDFDFTLGSGFDDWEDDAVLIQAELAKIGVNMKINKLARAQFLEQQKTNNLTSYISKWTSFVNDPGYHLGFLLYGKGSSNYINYQNAEVDKLWEQANLETDTAKRTELYKQAQEIITTEAPWAYLYEYNRIVGMSNKISGYAFYPDEVIRFYPLSITE from the coding sequence ATGAAAAAAGTTAAACTGTTGTCCACACTCGTCGCTTTTTCAATCATGCTTGCCGGATGCGCCAGCAGCGCCAATCCGCAGACCCCTGCTGCCACTTCGGCGGGAACAGATACCGCAGCAGCAACGGCTGCCCCGGTCAAAAAGAACCTGACGGTGGCCTATTCCGAGGGCGGCACCACGCTCGACCCGGCGGAAGCCAATGATCTGACCTCCGATACACTTGTGCTGGCCGCCTATGATCAGCTGGTCACCTACGGCATCAAGACCGAGAATGGCGCCAGCATCGCCAATACCGAAGACATCAAGCCCATGCTCGCTGAGAGCTGGGAAGTGAATGCTGACAACACGGTGTACACGTTCAAGCTGAAATCCGGCGTGAGCTTCCAGAGCGGCAATCCGGTGGATGCCGAGGCGGTGGCGTACTCTTTTGAACGTGTGGCGAAGTCCAGCTCCGGCAGCTTCCTCTACGGTATGGCATCCATTAAATCGGTTGCGGTAAAAGACCCTTCGACGGTTGAAGTGACCTTGACGAATGCCAATCATAATTTCCTGCAGATTCTGGCGATGTACACCTTCTCCATTGTGGACCAGAAGACGGTGGAAGCACAGGGCGCAGACTACCTGAAGACGAATGCAGCCGGCTCCGGCCCGTTCAAGCTTACGAAGTGGGACCCGGCTACCGAAGCTGTTTTCACCGCTAATGATAGCTACTGGCAGGGTGCGCCAAGCCTCGGCAAGGTAACTCTGAAGTTCACCAAGGAAGCCTCGAACCGCGTGCTGCTGCTGGGTAAGGGCGATGTAGACATGGCGATTGAGATTCCTCCGAAGGATGTATCCACGCTGGAGAGCAATTCGGCGCTGACGGTCGCTTCCAATGCGAGTAACCGGATTTTGTTCTTCGCCATGAACAACAAGGTTAAGCCATTCGATAATGTAAAAGTCCGTCAGGCGATCAACTATGCGATTCCTTACGATCAGCTGCTGAGCGGGGTCATGTACGGCCAGGCCAAGCAGATGAAGAGTGCGGTAGCGAGCAACACACCAGGCTTCACTGATGCAGGCTATGTGTATGAGTACAATCTCGACAAGGCCAAGGCGCTGCTGAAGGAAGCAGGCTATGAGAAGGGCGTTGACTTCGACTTCACGCTGGGCTCCGGCTTCGATGACTGGGAAGATGATGCGGTCCTGATCCAGGCCGAGCTGGCCAAAATCGGAGTCAACATGAAGATCAACAAGCTGGCCCGTGCCCAGTTCCTGGAGCAGCAGAAGACCAATAATCTGACCTCTTATATCTCTAAATGGACTTCATTCGTCAATGATCCCGGCTATCACCTCGGCTTCCTGCTGTACGGCAAGGGCTCTTCCAACTATATCAACTACCAGAACGCTGAAGTAGACAAGCTGTGGGAGCAGGCGAACCTGGAGACAGATACGGCGAAGCGCACAGAGCTCTACAAGCAGGCTCAGGAGATCATCACGACAGAAGCACCTTGGGCGTATCTCTACGAATATAACCGCATTGTCGGTATGAGCAACAAGATCAGCGGCTACGCCTTCTACCCGGATGAAGTGATCCGTTTCTATCCGCTGTCGATTACAGAATAA
- a CDS encoding ABC transporter permease, whose amino-acid sequence MLLHNRLAAIGLTFILIWTVVAIFAPWLAPHDPFVTDMASKLQPPSGSHWFGTDNFGRDILSRVLYGARISIWTGLIAVSISFLIGMPLGGIAAYYGGRTGTIIMRVMDVLLSFPSLVLSMAIAASIGAGLSSAMIAVGIVGIPEFARLMFGQTVSLREKEYIEASRAIGVKDRVILYRHILPNALAPLMVQATLGMGFAILTASSLSFLGLGVRPPIAEWGAMISEGREYIISGQWWLVTFPGLGIATSILGFNLLGDGFRDVLDPRLRSGK is encoded by the coding sequence CTGCTGTTGCACAACCGCCTGGCGGCCATCGGGCTGACCTTCATCCTAATCTGGACCGTGGTAGCCATCTTCGCCCCCTGGCTGGCTCCGCATGATCCGTTTGTCACGGATATGGCGAGCAAGCTGCAGCCGCCCTCCGGCAGCCATTGGTTCGGAACCGACAACTTCGGCCGGGATATTCTCAGCCGGGTGCTGTACGGCGCACGGATCAGTATCTGGACCGGCCTGATCGCGGTCTCGATCTCCTTCCTGATCGGGATGCCGCTGGGCGGGATTGCCGCTTACTACGGCGGCCGGACCGGAACCATCATCATGCGGGTCATGGATGTATTGTTGTCCTTCCCGTCACTGGTCTTGTCGATGGCGATTGCGGCCTCGATAGGCGCCGGACTCAGCAGCGCAATGATCGCCGTCGGCATTGTCGGCATTCCCGAATTCGCCCGGCTGATGTTCGGCCAGACGGTCTCGCTGCGGGAGAAGGAGTATATCGAAGCCAGCCGTGCCATTGGTGTGAAGGATAGAGTCATTCTGTACCGCCACATTCTGCCGAATGCTCTGGCTCCGCTAATGGTGCAGGCTACGCTAGGGATGGGCTTCGCCATCCTGACCGCGTCCAGTCTCAGCTTCCTGGGGCTGGGGGTCAGACCCCCGATTGCCGAATGGGGCGCGATGATCTCTGAAGGCCGGGAATATATCATTTCCGGGCAATGGTGGCTGGTTACTTTTCCAGGCCTCGGCATTGCCACCTCTATCTTAGGCTTCAACTTACTCGGAGACGGATTCCGGGATGTGCTTGACCCGCGGTTGCGTTCGGGGAAATGA